A single region of the Zootoca vivipara chromosome 2, rZooViv1.1, whole genome shotgun sequence genome encodes:
- the TMEM220 gene encoding transmembrane protein 220, which produces MEAAAASLPRLKRESLPPPPSAGASSRVWRLSNLVMAVFFGLAGAVQVNDPDPGLWIVAYSVPAALTLVVSLSPPIADNIVWRSLSDLHSAACLVGSAILGYSLFTNAQKSILHEEEGRELFGLLIVTVWMSLCRCSAKNSLGGVHLAIAIFLSLFPFVMWLYIYMNAEMRTSWPSHCKTVI; this is translated from the exons ATGGAGGCCGCCGCCGCTTCGTTGCCTAGGCTTAAGCGGGAgtcgctgccgccgcctccttccGCGGGTGCCAGCAGCCGGGTCTGGAGACTTAGCAACTTGGTCATGGCCGTCTTCTTTGGACTCGCCGGGGCCGTGCAG GTCAATGACCCAGATCCAGGACTCTGGATA GTTGCCTACTCTGTACCTGCAGCTCTCACACTGGTTGTCAGCCTCAGTCCACCAATTGCAG ACAATATTGTGTGGCGGAGTCTGTCAGATCTACATTCAGCTGCTTGTCTTGTGGGTTCTGCCATCTTGGGGTATTCCTTGTTTACTAACGCTCAGAAAAGCATCTTGCATGAGGAAGAAGGCAG ggagTTATTTGGTCTGTTGATTGTTACCGTCTGGATGAGCCTTTGTCGTTGTTCAGCCAA aaATTCCCTGGGTGGGGTTCACTTGGCCATTGCAatcttcctctcccttttcccctttGTAATGTGGCTGTACATCTACATGAATGCAGAGATGCGAACATCCTGGCCGTCTCACTGTAAAACAGTTATTTAA
- the ADPRM gene encoding manganese-dependent ADP-ribose/CDP-alcohol diphosphatase → MDDDNNCSCTQGATTTEALFSFGVIADIQYADREDGYDFCGLNRRYYKHSLCHLQSAIEDWNRTDVQFVLQFGDIIDGCNAELKMSETALGRVLEEFKKLKAPVHHIWGNHEFYNFSRDYLVDSALNTKYLQEQTFLSNSYRDQSSTGDNASEFYYAYQFCPMSKFRFIILDAYDISILGRDTSTKKYQDSLKLLREKNQNENLNSPLGLVECHFVQFNGGFSQEQLGWLDEVLTYADKNQERAVIMGHIPIHPNSTSDVSLAWNYKDALSVIHSHHSVVCYLAGHLHFGGYCLDSYGVHHVTLDGIIETPPESHAFGTIHVYHDRMVLEGRGRILDRVMHYKGLQTNHQDIVMCSADMSK, encoded by the exons atggatgatgataataattgtaGCTGTACACAAGGAGCCACAACTACTGAGGCACTCTTCTCCTTTGGAGTCATAGCAGATATTCAGTATGCGGATCGAGAAGATGGCTATGATTTCTGTGGACTGAACAGGCGATATTATAAGCATAGCCTATGCCACCTCCAGAGTGCAATCGAAGACTGGAATAGAACAGATGTTCAGTTCGTATTACAATTTGGGGACATCATTGATGGCTGCAATGCTGAACTTAAGATGTCAGAGACAGCACTGGGAAGAGTCTTGGAAGAATTTAAGAAGCTCAAGGCCCCAGTCCATCATATATGGGGCAACCATGAATTTTACAACTTCAGCAGAGACTATCTAGTAGATTCTGCACTGAACACCAAGTACTTACAAGAACAGACTTTTCTTAGCAATTCTTATAGAGACCAGAGTTCCACTGGAGACAATGCTTCAGAATTCTATTATGCATATCAATTTTGCCCGATGTCTAAATTTCGATTCATCATCCTTGATGCTTATGATATAAGTATTCTGGGGAGGGACACATCTACCAAAAAATATCAAGATTCTCTAAAACTACTGcgagaaaaaaatcaaaatgagaATCTGAATAGTCCATTAG GTCTTGTTGAATGTCATTTTGTGCAGTTCAATGGAGGATTCAGTCAAGAACAGCTGGGTTGGCTTGATGAAGTCCTTACATATGCTGACAAAAATCAAGAAAGAGCTGTAATTATGG GGCACATACCCATCCACCCCAATTCTACAAGCGATGTCAGCCTGGCTTGGAATTATAAAGATGCCCTTTCTGTCATCCACTCGCATCACTCTGTGGTGTGCTATCTTGCAGGCCACCTTCATTTTGGTGGATACTGTTTAGACTCTTATGGAGTTCACCATGTTACTCTTGATGGCATTATAGAAACTCCCCCAGAAAGCCATGCTTTTGGAACTATACATGTCTATCATGACAGGATGGTattggaaggaagaggaaggattCTAGATCGAGTGATGCATTACAAAG GACTGCAAACTAACCATCAGGATATTGTAATGTGCTCTGCAGATATGTCCAAATGA
- the LOC118079906 gene encoding protein SCO1 homolog, mitochondrial isoform X1 translates to MAVAAIRLRPLAIWGLRTPPPRWPSLCYRAQPLATRPPGDKPREGPSKPGPVTWKTLAITCAIGGSLLAAMKFFKKQKEEKAEKERQRALGKPLLGGRFSLVDHHGQPKTDRDFLGQWVLIYFGFTHCPDICPEELEKMVLVINEIDEIESLPNVTPLFITIDPERDTKEAVATYIKEFSPKLIGLTGTKEQIDEVARAYRVYYSSGPKDEDNDYIVDHTIIMYLLGPDGGFVDYFGQNKKNSEIAASIAGHMRQYKPS, encoded by the exons ATGGCGGTGGCGGCGATCCGGCTTCGTCCGCTGGCGATTTGGGGTCTCCGAACCCCTCCGCCGCGCTGGCCTTCCCTTTGCTATCGCGCTCAGCCCTTGGCTACACGGCCGCCGGGGGATAAGCCGCGGGAAGGGCCCAGCAAACCTGGG CCTGTAACTTGGAAGACTCTGGCAATTACTTGTGCTATTGGAGGAAGTCTGCTAGCAGCAATGAAGTTCTTcaagaaacagaaagaagaaa AGGCGGAGAAGGAGCGGCAACGGGCTCTTGGAAAGCCATTGCTGGGAGGCCGTTTCTCACTCGTCGATCACCATGGGCAGCCCAAAACGGATCGCGACTTTCTGGGCCAGTGGGTGTTAATCTACTTTGGTTTTACACATTGCCCTGACATTTGCCCAGAAGAACTGGAAAAAATGGTTCTCGTCATCAATGAAATTG ATGAGATCGAGTCTCTTCCAAACGTCACTCCGCTCTTCATCACGATCGATCCAGAGAGAGACACGAAAGAAGCTGTTGCTACATACATTAAAG AGTTTTCACCCAAGCTGATCGGATTGACGGGTACGAAAGAACAGATCGATGAGGTGGCTCGAGCCTATCGTGTCTATTACAGCTCTGGCCCAAAAGATGAAGATAATGATTACATA GTGGATCACACCATCATAATGTACCTTCTTGGACCAGATGGAGGCTTTGTTGATTATTTTGGGCAAAACAAGAAGAATTCTGAGATTGCTGCTTCAATCGCTGGACACATGAGACAATATAAACCCAGCTAG
- the LOC118079906 gene encoding protein SCO1 homolog, mitochondrial isoform X2, whose product MKFFKKQKEEKAEKERQRALGKPLLGGRFSLVDHHGQPKTDRDFLGQWVLIYFGFTHCPDICPEELEKMVLVINEIDEIESLPNVTPLFITIDPERDTKEAVATYIKEFSPKLIGLTGTKEQIDEVARAYRVYYSSGPKDEDNDYIVDHTIIMYLLGPDGGFVDYFGQNKKNSEIAASIAGHMRQYKPS is encoded by the exons ATGAAGTTCTTcaagaaacagaaagaagaaa AGGCGGAGAAGGAGCGGCAACGGGCTCTTGGAAAGCCATTGCTGGGAGGCCGTTTCTCACTCGTCGATCACCATGGGCAGCCCAAAACGGATCGCGACTTTCTGGGCCAGTGGGTGTTAATCTACTTTGGTTTTACACATTGCCCTGACATTTGCCCAGAAGAACTGGAAAAAATGGTTCTCGTCATCAATGAAATTG ATGAGATCGAGTCTCTTCCAAACGTCACTCCGCTCTTCATCACGATCGATCCAGAGAGAGACACGAAAGAAGCTGTTGCTACATACATTAAAG AGTTTTCACCCAAGCTGATCGGATTGACGGGTACGAAAGAACAGATCGATGAGGTGGCTCGAGCCTATCGTGTCTATTACAGCTCTGGCCCAAAAGATGAAGATAATGATTACATA GTGGATCACACCATCATAATGTACCTTCTTGGACCAGATGGAGGCTTTGTTGATTATTTTGGGCAAAACAAGAAGAATTCTGAGATTGCTGCTTCAATCGCTGGACACATGAGACAATATAAACCCAGCTAG